In the Paraflavitalea devenefica genome, one interval contains:
- a CDS encoding M14 family metallopeptidase encodes MRTILLCFCAFIPFLLTAQTISTKYEQSNYQETPTYQEAIAWWKQLDERFPQVKMLTMGPTDAGFPLHLVIVSADKDVDIASLKKKDRRFILINNGIHPGEPDGIDASMLLVRDIVTHKKTLPANLVLAIIPVYNIGGCLNRSAFYRVDQNGPKEFGFRGNSQNLDLNRDFIKADSKEARSFAEIFHLCDPDVFVDNHVSNGADYQHVMTLLTSQHSKLGGAMGEYLNKQFEPGLYALMKEKGYDLVPYVSFGGNTPDAGLTAYFDGPRYSSGYATLWHTFAFVPETHMLKSYEQRVQSTYALMESFIAFTTKNSQAIKQLREQTKQSVKQQTDFPVSWVLNRNKNAEVTFKGYEAIRKPSDISGLSRLYYDRSKPYEKQLKYYNYFDAKTTIKKPAAYIVPQGWWKIIDLLKLNKVQMKPLARDTAMEVEVYRIEDYKTSPRPYEMHHLNTDVKVSASMQKLSFRKGDYYIPMNQVANRFLIEVLEPQADDSYFAWNYFDGILGQKEGFSGYAFEDIAAQYLKEHPELKTKLEEKKATDTTLAKSAGAQLDFIYRNSPYYEPAHMRYPVFRIIEH; translated from the coding sequence ATGAGAACAATTCTACTGTGTTTTTGTGCCTTTATTCCGTTCCTGCTTACAGCCCAGACCATTTCCACGAAGTATGAACAATCCAATTACCAGGAAACACCCACCTACCAGGAAGCGATTGCCTGGTGGAAACAGTTGGATGAGCGATTTCCGCAGGTCAAAATGCTCACCATGGGACCCACTGATGCAGGCTTTCCCTTACACCTGGTCATTGTGTCGGCCGATAAAGACGTAGACATTGCCAGCCTCAAAAAGAAGGACAGGCGTTTTATCCTGATCAATAATGGTATCCATCCCGGCGAACCCGATGGTATTGACGCCAGCATGTTGCTGGTGCGTGATATAGTTACCCATAAAAAGACCTTACCGGCCAATTTGGTGCTGGCTATCATTCCCGTATACAATATTGGCGGCTGCCTCAACCGCAGCGCCTTTTACCGGGTAGACCAGAACGGACCAAAGGAATTTGGCTTTCGCGGCAACTCACAGAACCTGGACCTGAACAGGGATTTCATCAAAGCCGATTCCAAAGAAGCGAGGTCTTTCGCGGAGATCTTTCACTTGTGTGATCCCGATGTATTTGTAGACAATCATGTGAGCAATGGCGCCGACTACCAACATGTCATGACCCTGCTCACCTCCCAGCACAGCAAGCTGGGCGGGGCAATGGGTGAATACCTGAATAAACAATTTGAACCGGGCTTGTATGCACTGATGAAAGAAAAAGGGTACGACCTCGTGCCTTATGTCAGCTTTGGGGGTAATACACCCGATGCAGGCCTTACGGCTTACTTTGATGGTCCCCGCTACAGCAGTGGTTATGCTACTCTGTGGCACACCTTTGCCTTTGTGCCCGAAACACACATGCTGAAAAGCTATGAGCAAAGGGTACAATCCACCTATGCCCTGATGGAAAGCTTTATCGCATTCACCACTAAGAACAGCCAGGCCATTAAACAACTGCGGGAACAAACCAAACAATCAGTAAAGCAACAAACAGATTTCCCGGTTAGCTGGGTATTAAACAGGAATAAAAATGCAGAAGTTACTTTTAAAGGATATGAAGCCATCCGCAAGCCCAGCGATATTTCAGGCTTGTCCAGGCTCTATTATGACCGTAGTAAACCTTACGAAAAGCAACTGAAATATTATAACTACTTCGATGCCAAAACTACCATTAAAAAACCGGCAGCTTACATCGTACCACAGGGCTGGTGGAAGATCATTGACCTGTTGAAACTGAATAAGGTGCAGATGAAGCCCTTGGCCAGAGACACCGCGATGGAAGTGGAAGTATACCGCATTGAAGATTATAAAACCTCTCCCCGCCCCTATGAGATGCACCACCTGAACACTGATGTGAAAGTGAGTGCCAGTATGCAAAAGCTCTCTTTCCGCAAAGGCGATTACTATATCCCCATGAACCAGGTGGCCAACCGCTTTCTCATAGAAGTACTGGAACCACAGGCTGATGACTCTTACTTTGCCTGGAATTATTTTGACGGGATACTGGGACAAAAAGAAGGGTTCAGTGGCTATGCATTTGAAGATATTGCCGCACAATACCTGAAAGAACACCCTGAACTAAAAACCAAACTGGAAGAAAAGAAAGCTACGGATACCACCCTCGCCAAAAGCGCCGGCGCGCAATTGGATTTTATCTACAGGAATTCACCGTATTATGAACCGGCGCACATGCGGTACCCTGTATTCAGGATAATTGAGCATTGA
- a CDS encoding ABC transporter permease, producing MASEAGTNEHWDWEISNRSSWCNWSLHELWAYRHLLFRFIKRDFLVNYQQTILGPLWVILQPALTLVVYVWVFGHWMGIPTGSAPPVLFFLCGILLWGLCNDLFTGTAFIFTYYSYLYSKVYFPRLIVPLSVAGTHVVRFLIQLVLLLIVFGYYWLWRDYPVTFNAWTLFLPVAMLLTALFALSFGLIFSILTARYRDLTNIVHLGIRLFMFVTPVIYPVSLVPPGIRWFVNANPLSPLFEVFRYALLGQGTFTPGQLLYSTLSITLLFFFSLAWFNKQAVRLIDVV from the coding sequence ATGGCGTCAGAGGCCGGCACAAATGAACATTGGGATTGGGAAATCAGTAACCGCAGTAGCTGGTGCAATTGGTCGCTGCATGAGTTATGGGCCTACCGGCACCTGCTGTTCCGGTTTATCAAGCGGGACTTCCTTGTCAATTACCAGCAAACGATCCTGGGCCCCTTGTGGGTAATATTACAACCTGCTTTAACGCTGGTGGTGTATGTGTGGGTATTCGGCCACTGGATGGGTATTCCTACCGGTTCGGCGCCGCCGGTACTTTTCTTTCTTTGCGGCATTCTTTTATGGGGTTTGTGCAACGACCTGTTTACCGGCACTGCTTTTATTTTTACTTATTATAGTTACCTCTATAGCAAAGTATATTTCCCCCGCCTCATTGTTCCCTTATCGGTTGCCGGTACACATGTGGTACGCTTCCTGATCCAACTGGTATTGCTGCTGATCGTATTTGGTTATTACTGGCTTTGGCGCGATTACCCGGTTACTTTTAATGCCTGGACACTGTTTCTGCCGGTGGCCATGCTGCTCACCGCCCTTTTTGCGTTATCCTTCGGACTGATATTTTCTATCCTTACGGCAAGGTACCGTGACCTTACGAATATTGTTCACCTGGGTATCCGGCTATTCATGTTTGTAACGCCGGTTATCTATCCTGTGTCGCTGGTGCCGCCGGGTATTAGGTGGTTTGTGAATGCGAATCCTTTATCGCCGCTCTTTGAGGTATTCAGGTATGCCTTGCTTGGGCAGGGTACGTTTACCCCCGGACAATTGCTGTATAGTACGTTATCTATAACCCTGTTATTCTTTTTTTCACTGGCCTGGTTTAATAAACAGGCCGTTAGGCTGATAGATGTAGTATAA
- a CDS encoding ABC transporter ATP-binding protein, with protein MSDIVIEATDVSKLYRLGVAGTGSFRQDLKRWWTKNLTSREDPFFHTGDNRGAHSLSEVRALDHVSFQIRQGEIWGIVGNNGAGKSTLLKIISRIIQPTAGQVRGKGTIGSLLEVGTGFHGELTGRENVYISGYLLGMNKAQVKQRFDEIVEFSGIEKFIDTPVKRYSSGMYVRLAFSVAAHLEPDILIMDEVLAVGDTAFQKKCLDKMQQVANESHRTILFVSHNMQAVNHLCRQAMWLQQGKLVTMGTAAQVVNSYIGSLQQHKLGFQSADIATAPGNELVRILSFELIPDLKNPGDVIDIRTPLTVQFSIYNNEPGMVLNAGLHLHNYAGDCIFDVASPVAVCPAGIIQGECRIPGHFLNDGSYYFSLIIVRDTSIPVYYHEAGIHFEVADYREGTTWFGKWKGAVRPQFPFRFGVDPGHVE; from the coding sequence ATGAGCGATATCGTCATAGAAGCAACGGATGTATCCAAGTTGTACCGGCTGGGCGTAGCAGGTACAGGCTCTTTCCGCCAGGACCTCAAAAGATGGTGGACAAAGAACCTGACCAGCCGGGAGGACCCATTTTTTCATACCGGTGATAATCGGGGAGCGCATTCTTTATCGGAGGTAAGAGCATTGGACCATGTCAGTTTCCAGATAAGGCAGGGCGAGATATGGGGTATTGTTGGTAATAACGGCGCCGGTAAATCTACTTTATTAAAGATCATATCCCGGATCATTCAACCCACCGCAGGGCAGGTGAGGGGCAAGGGTACTATCGGTAGCCTGCTGGAGGTAGGAACAGGCTTTCATGGAGAGCTTACCGGCCGGGAGAATGTGTATATCAGCGGCTATTTGCTGGGCATGAATAAAGCCCAGGTGAAGCAAAGGTTTGATGAGATCGTTGAGTTTTCAGGTATTGAAAAGTTTATCGATACACCGGTCAAGCGTTATTCTTCCGGTATGTATGTGCGGCTTGCTTTTTCAGTGGCCGCTCACCTGGAACCGGATATCCTGATCATGGATGAAGTGCTGGCCGTAGGCGATACGGCTTTCCAGAAGAAATGCCTGGACAAGATGCAGCAGGTGGCGAATGAAAGTCACCGCACAATTCTATTTGTGAGCCACAATATGCAGGCTGTTAATCACCTCTGCCGCCAGGCTATGTGGCTGCAGCAGGGAAAGCTGGTAACGATGGGAACTGCTGCCCAGGTGGTGAACAGTTATATCGGCAGCCTGCAACAACATAAGCTGGGTTTTCAATCGGCGGATATTGCAACAGCGCCCGGTAATGAATTGGTACGGATATTGTCATTTGAGCTGATCCCCGATCTTAAGAACCCCGGCGACGTAATAGATATACGTACGCCATTGACCGTACAGTTCAGTATTTATAATAATGAACCGGGCATGGTGCTCAATGCCGGACTGCACCTGCATAATTATGCGGGGGACTGCATTTTCGATGTAGCTTCACCAGTGGCGGTTTGTCCGGCGGGGATCATACAGGGCGAGTGCCGCATCCCGGGTCATTTCCTGAATGACGGATCTTATTATTTTTCACTGATCATCGTCCGGGATACCTCTATTCCCGTATATTATCACGAGGCGGGGATCCATTTTGAAGTGGCCGATTACCGGGAAGGCACTACCTGGTTTGGCAAGTGGAAGGGGGCTGTGCGTCCGCAGTTTCCTTTCCGGTTTGGTGTTGATCCAGGTCATGTTGAATAA
- a CDS encoding glycosyltransferase family 2 protein, whose product MERIPSSPPPIKPLPKQESRPRWSVMIPVYNCSGFLSETLQAVLQQALPEEQMQIEVIDDGSTDADVAALVQQISHGRVGYFRQPQNVGSLRNFETCINRATGHLVHILHGDDLIKPGYYDSMQRLFDRYPQIGAAFCRYVYIGQSSKPLYYRDAEMDTPGILDNWLLRLAERQRLQFCTVTVKREVYEKLGGFYGVDYGEDWEMWMRIARDYPVAYEPAVLAAYRLHMASISGQSYTSAKNLKDLQWVIQTIQQYLPEPDRERLYKKAMKFYAHYAIKIANDLWYGLHNREGARTQVQEALLMHKDPLMYWKIAKLYTKMALNITSFIPRKNN is encoded by the coding sequence GTGGAAAGAATTCCGTCTTCCCCTCCCCCTATTAAACCGCTTCCGAAGCAGGAGAGCCGGCCCCGCTGGTCGGTAATGATCCCGGTTTATAACTGCTCGGGTTTCCTTTCAGAAACACTACAGGCTGTATTGCAGCAGGCACTGCCTGAAGAGCAGATGCAGATCGAAGTAATTGATGATGGCAGTACAGATGCTGATGTGGCAGCGCTGGTGCAGCAGATAAGTCATGGCCGGGTGGGCTATTTCCGGCAGCCGCAGAATGTGGGCAGTTTGCGGAATTTTGAAACCTGCATTAACAGGGCCACCGGACACCTTGTTCATATTCTGCATGGCGATGACCTTATCAAGCCTGGTTATTATGATAGCATGCAACGCCTGTTTGACCGTTATCCGCAGATCGGGGCAGCTTTTTGCCGGTATGTTTATATAGGTCAAAGCAGCAAGCCGCTGTATTACCGGGATGCTGAAATGGATACGCCGGGTATTCTGGACAATTGGTTGCTGCGCCTGGCCGAACGGCAGCGGCTTCAGTTTTGCACGGTTACGGTGAAAAGGGAGGTATATGAAAAGCTGGGTGGTTTCTATGGCGTTGATTATGGCGAAGACTGGGAGATGTGGATGCGCATTGCGCGTGATTATCCGGTGGCCTATGAACCTGCCGTGCTGGCTGCCTACCGCCTCCACATGGCTTCCATTTCCGGGCAATCTTATACTTCTGCGAAAAACCTGAAGGACCTGCAATGGGTGATCCAAACTATTCAGCAGTACCTGCCGGAACCTGACAGGGAAAGACTTTATAAGAAAGCGATGAAGTTCTATGCCCATTACGCTATCAAAATAGCCAATGACCTGTGGTATGGTCTGCATAACCGGGAGGGAGCCAGAACGCAGGTACAGGAAGCATTGCTGATGCACAAAGATCCGTTGATGTATTGGAAGATCGCCAAGCTGTATACCAAAATGGCTTTGAATATAACCTCATTCATACCACGTAAAAACAATTGA